In Paenibacillus sonchi, a single genomic region encodes these proteins:
- the ylbJ gene encoding sporulation integral membrane protein YlbJ, producing the protein MILKKNYSPLLGVLLAGCMLLMIMNPASSLDAALRGLSVWWDVLFPSLFPFFVISEMMLGFGVVHLFGALLDPLMRPLFNIPGSGGFVAAMGYVSGYPVGARLTAKLREQGLLNRVEGERLVAFTTSSDPIFLLGAVSVGFFHDASLGLILALAHYGGGLIVGLLMSFHGRQKSSPSGPPHKALQPERAGRLRLALSSMAEVRERDGRSVGELLKGAVQSSLQLIIVVGGLVVFFNVLMELMDRAGIMSALFSFTGGLLSLAGFPAELSTALVSGLFEVTLGTRSAGAAAASLPLEFKAAAAAWVLSWGGLSVHAQVASILNGTGLRYLPFLAARLIHAFLSAGLVLLLWKPLAHSGSGLDYSPATAAAGFTAAPLSGFAASLSWLGLLLGIALLLSLLVMLLQRIGRPGGRQ; encoded by the coding sequence ATGATTCTGAAAAAAAATTACAGTCCGCTGCTGGGTGTCCTCCTTGCCGGATGTATGCTGCTGATGATAATGAACCCGGCTAGTTCTCTGGATGCAGCCCTCCGAGGGTTATCCGTCTGGTGGGACGTGCTGTTCCCTTCACTGTTTCCCTTTTTTGTGATTTCGGAGATGATGCTGGGCTTCGGGGTAGTCCATCTGTTCGGCGCCCTGCTCGATCCGCTGATGCGTCCGCTGTTCAACATTCCCGGCAGTGGAGGTTTTGTGGCGGCTATGGGTTATGTATCAGGATACCCCGTCGGCGCCAGATTAACCGCAAAGCTGCGGGAACAGGGGCTGCTGAACCGCGTAGAAGGCGAACGTCTCGTAGCCTTCACCACATCGTCTGATCCGATCTTCCTGCTTGGTGCGGTTTCCGTAGGTTTTTTTCATGATGCTTCTCTGGGGCTGATTCTTGCGCTCGCCCATTACGGTGGAGGGCTCATTGTAGGACTGCTGATGTCGTTTCATGGCAGACAAAAGAGTTCGCCTTCCGGACCCCCGCATAAAGCTCTCCAGCCTGAACGCGCCGGCAGGCTCCGCTTGGCCCTGAGTTCCATGGCGGAAGTCAGGGAGCGGGACGGACGAAGTGTAGGCGAGCTCCTGAAGGGAGCAGTCCAGTCTTCGCTGCAGCTCATTATTGTTGTGGGCGGCCTCGTCGTGTTCTTCAATGTGCTGATGGAGCTGATGGACCGGGCCGGAATTATGTCCGCACTCTTCAGCTTTACAGGAGGGCTGCTCTCGCTGGCAGGGTTCCCTGCAGAGCTGTCCACCGCGCTCGTCAGCGGACTTTTTGAGGTAACGCTGGGTACCCGCTCAGCCGGTGCCGCTGCCGCTTCGCTGCCCCTGGAGTTCAAAGCAGCCGCAGCGGCCTGGGTTCTCTCCTGGGGCGGTTTATCTGTACACGCACAGGTTGCCAGTATTCTGAACGGAACAGGACTCCGCTATCTGCCCTTTTTGGCTGCCAGGCTGATCCATGCCTTCCTGTCTGCAGGACTTGTGCTGCTGCTGTGGAAGCCCTTAGCACACTCCGGGTCAGGGCTGGACTACAGCCCGGCTACCGCCGCTGCCGGCTTTACCGCCGCTCCACTGTCCGGGTTTGCCGCCAGTCTAAGCTGGCTTGGCCTGCTGCTCGGCATAGCTCTGCTGCTCTCGCTGCTGGTGATGCTGCTTCAGCGCATCGGGCGTCCAGGAGGGCGGCAGTGA
- the trpS gene encoding tryptophan--tRNA ligase encodes MAKKVLSGIQPSGSLTLGNYIGAIKNFVKLQEEHECYFMVVDLHAITVSQDPAALRENSESVAALYLAAGIDPKISNVYMQSHVQQHAELGWIMTTLTAMGELERMTQFKDKSSGKDSVGAGLFVYPSLMAADILVYNADLVPVGEDQKQHLELTRDLAGRFNHRFGDFFTVPEPYIPEVGARIMSLDDGTKKMSKSNPNPGSYIALLDPPDVIRKKISRATTDSGREVIFDPANKPEISNLMSIYAECSGMTLQQIADRYEGQMYGGFKKDLGEVLVAALEPLQQKYREIRSSGALSDILAEGAERARGVAARTLAGVKEKMGFLPLR; translated from the coding sequence ATGGCTAAAAAAGTGTTGTCCGGCATCCAGCCGAGCGGTTCACTGACCCTGGGGAACTACATCGGTGCGATCAAAAATTTCGTCAAACTGCAGGAGGAGCATGAATGCTACTTTATGGTCGTCGATCTGCATGCCATCACCGTCTCACAGGACCCTGCCGCCCTGCGTGAGAATTCAGAATCTGTGGCGGCGCTGTATCTTGCGGCCGGAATCGATCCCAAAATCTCCAATGTCTACATGCAGTCGCACGTACAGCAGCATGCGGAACTGGGCTGGATTATGACCACCCTCACAGCGATGGGGGAGCTGGAACGGATGACCCAGTTCAAGGATAAATCTTCAGGCAAAGATTCCGTAGGTGCAGGTTTGTTCGTGTATCCTTCGCTGATGGCTGCCGATATACTGGTCTACAATGCCGATCTGGTGCCGGTGGGGGAAGACCAGAAGCAGCATCTGGAGCTGACGCGTGATTTGGCAGGACGCTTCAACCACCGTTTTGGTGATTTCTTCACGGTTCCGGAGCCTTACATTCCTGAAGTCGGTGCACGGATTATGTCCCTGGATGACGGTACGAAGAAGATGAGCAAAAGCAACCCGAATCCGGGCAGCTATATCGCCCTGCTGGACCCGCCTGATGTGATCCGCAAAAAAATAAGCCGCGCCACAACCGATTCAGGCCGTGAGGTTATCTTTGATCCGGCGAATAAGCCTGAGATCAGCAACCTGATGAGTATCTATGCTGAATGCTCCGGAATGACCCTGCAGCAGATTGCCGACCGGTATGAGGGTCAAATGTACGGCGGCTTCAAAAAGGATCTGGGCGAGGTTCTGGTGGCTGCGCTTGAGCCTCTCCAGCAGAAATACCGGGAGATCCGCAGCTCCGGCGCCCTGAGCGATATTCTCGCTGAAGGAGCAGAACGCGCCCGCGGAGTCGCCGCCCGGACGCTCGCCGGTGTCAAAGAGAAGATGGGATTCCTGCCGCTGCGCTAG
- a CDS encoding S41 family peptidase → MKSSKVITAALSGYLAVSLILAPAALAADSSQAVPGTDQAQAAASTDRINEIMQYLEQYNVEGIDQDTLIRGAIDGMVNTLNDPYSQYFDKDEAAAFSHAVDLEYVGIGIRMVYTAKELYIEEVVAGSPAEQAGLKRGDIILKINGVKIQDTKGDELSGTAGTKVSLLVSRKGVLKTFSVKRSEMASTSVTSKMLGQNIAYISIGGFTQNADEEFTTALDKMRAGGMKSLVLDLRDNTGGYMDSAYNIASQFMDKGIMMYTSDQSGALTPVTITDGSKIGVPVVVLTNEYTASASEALTGALHDNKLATVVGTRSFGKARIQSLIPVSDGAELKLTTQKYLTPSKEDFNHIGLTPDIEVQGKTAQLITALQIAGMNRITASGDNHILDVNGSPFAGNVGLIKQGNTIYASSRVLAALLESEVSWDAKNKKVLVTNGTGKVSGFALASKEALSQNNETFIDVKAFQQKFPSLVWSYNTAQNLLKLSVK, encoded by the coding sequence ATGAAATCAAGCAAGGTAATCACTGCGGCCCTCAGCGGCTATCTGGCTGTATCGCTTATTCTGGCTCCCGCTGCTCTGGCGGCGGACAGTTCTCAGGCGGTACCAGGCACAGACCAGGCACAAGCGGCTGCCTCCACGGACCGGATTAACGAAATCATGCAATATCTCGAGCAATATAATGTGGAGGGAATCGATCAGGATACACTGATCCGCGGAGCGATTGACGGCATGGTGAACACCCTCAACGATCCCTACAGCCAGTACTTCGACAAGGATGAGGCTGCTGCATTCAGCCATGCGGTCGATCTCGAATATGTCGGCATCGGCATCCGAATGGTCTACACCGCCAAAGAACTGTATATTGAAGAAGTTGTAGCCGGTTCTCCGGCAGAACAAGCCGGCCTTAAGCGCGGCGATATCATTCTCAAAATTAACGGTGTAAAAATCCAAGACACCAAAGGCGATGAGCTGAGCGGTACAGCGGGCACCAAGGTTTCCCTGCTCGTCAGCCGAAAAGGGGTGTTGAAAACTTTCAGCGTCAAGCGCAGCGAGATGGCATCCACCTCAGTGACCAGCAAAATGCTCGGGCAGAACATTGCTTATATCTCCATTGGCGGCTTCACGCAGAATGCGGATGAGGAATTCACAACCGCACTAGACAAAATGCGTGCCGGCGGCATGAAATCCCTGGTGCTCGATCTGCGGGACAATACGGGCGGCTACATGGATTCCGCCTATAACATCGCTTCCCAATTTATGGACAAGGGCATCATGATGTACACCTCCGACCAGAGCGGCGCCTTAACCCCGGTAACCATCACCGATGGCAGTAAAATTGGAGTGCCGGTTGTAGTGCTGACCAATGAGTACACTGCCAGTGCTTCCGAGGCGCTTACCGGTGCTCTTCATGACAACAAGCTGGCAACGGTAGTGGGCACACGTTCCTTCGGCAAGGCTCGGATTCAGAGTCTGATTCCGGTATCGGACGGGGCAGAACTAAAACTGACGACACAGAAATATTTGACGCCAAGCAAAGAAGACTTCAATCATATCGGGTTGACCCCTGACATTGAAGTCCAAGGCAAAACGGCACAATTGATCACCGCCCTGCAAATTGCCGGAATGAACAGGATTACAGCTTCGGGCGACAACCATATTCTTGATGTGAACGGCAGTCCTTTTGCCGGTAATGTCGGACTGATCAAACAAGGAAATACGATCTACGCTTCCTCGCGCGTGCTGGCTGCCCTGTTGGAGAGCGAAGTCTCCTGGGATGCCAAGAACAAAAAAGTGCTTGTTACAAACGGCACCGGCAAGGTATCCGGATTTGCCCTGGCCTCCAAAGAGGCACTGTCACAGAACAATGAAACTTTCATTGATGTGAAAGCTTTTCAGCAAAAGTTCCCATCCCTGGTATGGAGCTACAACACAGCGCAGAATCTATTGAAGTTAAGCGTAAAGTAA
- a CDS encoding copper amine oxidase N-terminal domain-containing protein — translation MKKLLSLMGISLLALMLAVPAFAADKPIKVYINGSNVAFTAGSPYLKNNTVLVPFRVIFEKLGLNVLWDAKTGTVTGTSASLTISLKIGSSRATVNNLVKKLATAPSSISGTTYIPLRFVAEATGGTAVWDAASRSVKINTPEASDNSEQQITDLMHLSNKYFNAENAAGYYSLVVFNSVPADSVDNLKEYFKRYDMVTTIESLDILSIQGNEAVVHTVEKSVRKGGDYLPDERYEYLHTLVRKNGVWKIESSELQDSSVLLTPEQGKTAAVLPQIDASAIKDSLSKYYTARNAKNVDGTLAQLTYYGEEYEASMKDAIAEYFEAYNLTETLNSSNIFYYTPDEAAIYVEAAVKDADSGENYTQSSIFIFSKSSSGQWTIDDSYLVSYSDQK, via the coding sequence TTGAAGAAATTATTGTCGCTCATGGGCATAAGCCTGCTGGCTTTAATGCTGGCCGTTCCCGCTTTTGCCGCAGACAAACCGATCAAAGTCTATATTAATGGAAGCAACGTTGCTTTCACCGCCGGTTCTCCGTATCTGAAGAACAACACAGTTCTTGTTCCCTTTCGTGTCATCTTCGAAAAATTGGGCTTGAACGTACTCTGGGATGCCAAGACAGGGACCGTCACCGGAACAAGCGCCAGCCTTACAATCAGCCTAAAAATCGGCAGCAGCCGGGCAACAGTTAACAATCTGGTCAAGAAGCTGGCCACCGCTCCGAGTTCCATCAGCGGTACTACATACATACCCTTGCGTTTCGTAGCCGAGGCTACCGGAGGCACCGCTGTCTGGGATGCGGCCAGCAGAAGCGTAAAAATCAACACCCCCGAAGCCTCCGATAACAGTGAGCAGCAAATTACAGACCTTATGCATTTATCCAATAAATATTTCAATGCCGAGAATGCAGCAGGCTACTATTCACTGGTCGTCTTCAATTCGGTCCCGGCCGATTCAGTTGACAATTTGAAGGAATACTTCAAGAGATATGATATGGTCACCACCATCGAAAGCCTTGATATTCTGAGCATTCAGGGCAACGAAGCCGTTGTGCATACCGTGGAGAAATCTGTGCGCAAGGGAGGAGATTACCTGCCTGATGAGCGTTATGAGTACCTGCACACCCTTGTCCGCAAGAATGGAGTATGGAAAATCGAAAGCTCCGAGCTGCAGGACAGCTCTGTTTTGCTTACACCCGAACAGGGAAAAACGGCTGCCGTGCTTCCACAAATCGATGCTTCCGCTATTAAAGACAGCCTCAGCAAGTATTACACAGCCCGCAACGCCAAAAATGTGGACGGCACCCTTGCGCAGCTGACCTACTACGGGGAAGAATATGAAGCTTCCATGAAAGATGCCATTGCCGAGTATTTTGAGGCCTATAATCTTACCGAAACGCTGAATAGCTCCAATATCTTCTATTATACTCCGGATGAAGCTGCCATATATGTGGAGGCTGCTGTAAAGGATGCCGATTCCGGTGAGAACTATACGCAATCTTCTATTTTTATTTTCTCCAAATCCAGCAGCGGTCAATGGACCATCGATGATTCTTATTTGGTTTCCTATTCTGATCAAAAGTAA
- a CDS encoding YycC family protein — translation MKPLQISPETAVTLAKQLGVPLEHLMHMPQHILLQKIAELSKKQSQDTTDSSSAAEAPEKGEQ, via the coding sequence ATGAAGCCACTGCAAATCTCGCCGGAGACGGCGGTTACCCTAGCCAAACAACTCGGCGTTCCGCTGGAACACTTAATGCATATGCCTCAACATATCCTGCTGCAAAAGATTGCGGAATTATCCAAGAAACAGAGTCAAGACACCACCGATAGCAGCTCAGCGGCTGAGGCGCCCGAGAAGGGCGAGCAATGA
- a CDS encoding globin, producing the protein MNPNDSIYDNLGGAEGVHRLVESFYAKVQLHPRLGPLFPADITPVMEKQYQFLSQFFGGPALYSELHGHPMMRARHMHIPITPERAEEWLECMNEALEETGVEEPLRAFVLSRLAGPAHHFVNMPQE; encoded by the coding sequence ATGAATCCAAACGACAGCATTTACGACAATCTGGGAGGCGCGGAAGGGGTTCACCGGCTGGTTGAGTCCTTTTACGCCAAGGTGCAGCTTCATCCGCGGCTCGGCCCCCTGTTTCCAGCAGATATTACTCCTGTAATGGAGAAACAGTATCAATTCCTGAGTCAGTTTTTTGGCGGACCGGCGCTCTACTCAGAGCTGCATGGACATCCGATGATGAGAGCAAGACATATGCATATCCCTATTACACCGGAACGTGCGGAGGAATGGCTGGAGTGCATGAATGAGGCGCTGGAGGAAACGGGTGTGGAGGAGCCGCTGCGTGCATTTGTGTTAAGCCGTCTTGCGGGCCCTGCGCACCATTTTGTCAACATGCCCCAGGAGTAA
- a CDS encoding DUF2225 domain-containing protein, with the protein MPELIPLYTIKVICCNCEHEFTTSRVRPSLKKAVRRDADFCSYYKNENPDYYVVRVCPSCGFASTENSADKLADWQRKSFREQVGSRWVPRDFGDKRSWEIALETYKLALLCAQSIKDKDRIIASLLHHIAWMYRYQGDIEQEQRFLRYSLDMYIKVFENDGIGGNDARLMYLIGELNRRIGEFSNAVKWFSRLINDQKIMDAAMIRAAREQWALLREQMNGGEPEEDGLPSGT; encoded by the coding sequence TTGCCAGAATTAATACCGCTGTACACTATTAAGGTAATCTGCTGTAATTGTGAACATGAATTTACAACCTCAAGAGTCCGTCCCAGCCTCAAAAAGGCTGTCCGGCGCGATGCGGACTTCTGCTCCTACTACAAGAACGAGAATCCCGATTATTACGTCGTGCGCGTCTGCCCGAGCTGCGGCTTCGCCTCCACCGAGAATTCTGCGGACAAGCTGGCGGACTGGCAGCGCAAATCATTCCGCGAGCAAGTGGGAAGCCGCTGGGTTCCCCGGGATTTCGGAGATAAGCGCAGCTGGGAGATTGCACTTGAGACCTACAAGCTGGCGCTGCTCTGTGCCCAGAGCATCAAAGACAAGGACCGGATTATCGCGAGTCTTCTGCATCATATTGCCTGGATGTACCGGTATCAAGGGGATATCGAGCAGGAGCAGCGTTTCCTGCGCTATTCACTCGACATGTACATCAAGGTCTTCGAAAACGACGGCATTGGCGGAAACGATGCCCGTCTAATGTATCTGATTGGCGAGCTGAACCGCCGGATCGGTGAATTTTCCAACGCAGTGAAGTGGTTTTCGCGCCTGATCAATGATCAGAAGATCATGGATGCCGCAATGATCCGGGCAGCCCGGGAGCAGTGGGCGCTTTTAAGGGAACAGATGAACGGAGGCGAGCCGGAGGAAGACGGGCTGCCTTCCGGTACATAG
- a CDS encoding aldose 1-epimerase: MKQVTKGQWGGYDTYILHSRELEVTLLPRLGNNVISLWDRKQNREILRKPEESDLSYYLQKPYHFGMPLLIPPGRIRQGQFQFEGKAYQFEQNTAGGHHIHGLHRTQAWCVSDIEEDEEGCAVTTEFNTEDDPRWMEQFPVPLKLEMTFRLQDNRFRQTLKITHQGTACVPFGIGYHTWFMIDGEPGRWKLQLPAENVYELNDELLTSGNLLPLGELEALNQGLGLRGINLDTVLRIGDQQPAEAVLTRDDGYVLRYSADQEYFRHWVVYTNGTADQYLCIEPYTWLPDGPNLGKDAAFTGIITLEPQQTLAVSSNLEVVSPEL; the protein is encoded by the coding sequence ATGAAACAGGTGACCAAAGGGCAGTGGGGCGGTTATGATACTTATATTTTGCATAGCCGTGAGCTGGAAGTCACGCTTTTGCCGCGACTGGGTAACAACGTTATTTCATTGTGGGACCGTAAGCAAAACCGTGAAATTCTTCGCAAGCCGGAAGAGAGCGACCTCTCCTATTACCTTCAGAAGCCTTATCATTTCGGCATGCCGCTCCTGATTCCGCCCGGACGCATCCGCCAGGGGCAATTCCAGTTCGAAGGCAAGGCCTATCAGTTCGAGCAGAATACAGCGGGAGGCCACCACATTCACGGCCTGCACCGGACACAAGCCTGGTGCGTCAGTGATATTGAAGAAGACGAGGAAGGCTGCGCGGTGACTACTGAATTCAATACCGAAGATGATCCCCGCTGGATGGAGCAGTTCCCCGTTCCTCTGAAGCTCGAGATGACGTTCCGGCTGCAGGATAACCGTTTCAGGCAAACCCTAAAAATTACCCATCAGGGAACAGCCTGTGTCCCTTTTGGAATCGGCTATCATACCTGGTTTATGATTGATGGCGAGCCCGGGCGCTGGAAGCTTCAGCTTCCAGCCGAAAATGTCTATGAATTGAACGATGAACTGCTGACAAGCGGCAATCTCCTGCCTCTCGGTGAGCTGGAAGCCCTGAACCAGGGCTTAGGACTTCGGGGAATCAATCTGGACACTGTGCTGCGCATAGGAGATCAGCAGCCCGCTGAGGCAGTGCTGACAAGGGATGACGGCTACGTCCTGCGCTATTCGGCCGACCAGGAATACTTCCGCCACTGGGTGGTATACACCAATGGAACGGCAGACCAATATCTGTGCATAGAGCCCTATACGTGGCTTCCTGACGGGCCCAACCTCGGCAAAGATGCTGCTTTTACAGGCATCATTACCTTGGAGCCCCAACAGACTCTTGCGGTCTCAAGCAATCTAGAGGTAGTCAGTCCCGAACTATAA
- a CDS encoding NAD kinase yields the protein MRYYVLDRGDELSIKLAEQFHKLAAERNLELDAKSPEIVISIGGDGTMLHAFHTFIDQIPNLAFVGVHTGHLGFYADWKADELPALADYMCGTGSAEPHKPRIVKYPLLELEIHKKSGSSSHIALNEFTLKGVDGTVVIQVDINDVTFEMFRGDGLCVSTPSGSTAYNKSLGGAMVHPTIEALQIAEIASINNRVFRTMGSPLLLPKHHHCDIFSRKDQRLLLTIDHNNIPVDDLISVRCQVSDKKISFARYRPFPFWNRVREAFLI from the coding sequence TTGAGATATTATGTTCTGGACCGCGGTGACGAACTGTCCATCAAACTTGCGGAGCAATTTCACAAGCTGGCAGCGGAGCGGAATCTGGAGCTGGATGCCAAATCTCCGGAAATCGTCATCTCGATTGGCGGAGACGGCACCATGCTGCACGCTTTTCACACGTTTATCGACCAGATCCCCAATCTGGCTTTTGTGGGTGTCCATACCGGACATCTGGGATTCTATGCGGACTGGAAGGCAGACGAGCTGCCTGCCCTGGCTGATTACATGTGTGGAACCGGCAGCGCCGAGCCGCATAAGCCGCGTATCGTCAAATATCCGCTGCTCGAATTGGAAATCCACAAGAAATCCGGCTCCAGCTCTCATATTGCCTTGAATGAGTTCACGCTCAAGGGTGTGGACGGAACAGTGGTGATTCAGGTGGACATCAATGATGTGACCTTCGAGATGTTCCGCGGCGACGGCCTGTGCGTGTCCACACCGTCAGGCAGCACCGCCTACAACAAAAGCCTTGGCGGAGCCATGGTGCATCCCACCATTGAAGCCCTGCAGATTGCCGAAATTGCTTCCATTAACAACCGTGTTTTCCGCACGATGGGGTCGCCGCTGCTGCTGCCCAAGCACCATCATTGCGATATATTTTCGCGCAAGGACCAGCGCCTGCTGCTGACGATAGACCATAATAATATACCCGTTGACGATCTGATCTCTGTGCGCTGCCAGGTATCCGACAAAAAAATCAGCTTTGCCAGATACCGCCCGTTCCCCTTCTGGAACAGGGTCCGTGAAGCTTTCCTGATCTAA
- a CDS encoding DUF5325 family protein — translation MGKGLSLWFAVSSILLLTAASISISTNIWLALLLGVLCILNIGWGFILKARLRRKAEAKTHQSS, via the coding sequence ATGGGTAAAGGCTTATCCCTCTGGTTCGCAGTTTCTTCCATTCTCCTCCTGACTGCAGCCTCTATTTCCATCAGTACTAATATTTGGCTGGCGCTGCTGCTGGGAGTCTTGTGCATTTTGAATATTGGCTGGGGCTTCATCCTCAAAGCCAGACTGAGACGCAAGGCGGAGGCCAAGACGCACCAGTCTTCCTAG
- a CDS encoding alpha/beta-type small acid-soluble spore protein, with the protein MGQAGQQGRGSRSNNLVVPQATAALQQLKYEAAQELGVTIPADGYYGNYTSRETGSLGGYITKRLVQLAEQQLSGRSQ; encoded by the coding sequence ATGGGTCAAGCAGGTCAACAAGGTCGCGGTAGCCGTTCCAATAACCTGGTCGTTCCACAAGCAACTGCAGCGCTGCAGCAGTTGAAATATGAAGCAGCACAGGAGCTTGGAGTAACAATCCCAGCTGACGGTTATTATGGGAACTACACTTCCCGCGAAACCGGTTCTTTGGGAGGATACATCACCAAACGTCTGGTGCAACTGGCAGAGCAGCAACTGTCTGGTCGTTCGCAGTAA
- a CDS encoding metal-dependent hydrolase: MDTATHFVMGLGLAGLSFVDPVVASQPTLAGAVMVATVLASQAPDADTALRLKDNALYIRNHRGITHSLPFLLLWPALITLVIGPLFGFTELHDLSHIALWSFIGVAVHVFTDLFNTYGTQAARPFTEKWIAWNIIHIFDPFIFGSHVAAIILWISGFVPPAPLFITLYACIALYYIWRTLVHARLTRKLKTKDIHHSPGERYFVIPTISPTRWNVVKAKPDGSYIIGLLNSGRLEWFKHAVCSTHPAVEHSKSHPDIKAFLYFTSYAVAEVEELPSGYIVRWGDVRYLHRKQFPFVAVLVMDSQYHPLNTYVGWLSSEKLDERFAIDPGSMKL; this comes from the coding sequence ATGGATACCGCTACACATTTCGTTATGGGCCTGGGACTCGCTGGACTGTCCTTCGTCGATCCCGTCGTTGCCTCCCAGCCGACTTTGGCCGGGGCTGTCATGGTCGCCACCGTACTGGCCTCTCAAGCACCCGATGCCGATACCGCACTGCGTTTGAAGGACAACGCGCTGTATATCCGCAACCATCGGGGAATCACACATTCACTGCCGTTTTTACTGCTGTGGCCTGCCTTGATCACTTTGGTTATTGGACCGCTCTTCGGGTTCACAGAGCTACATGATTTGAGCCATATCGCCCTGTGGAGCTTCATCGGCGTGGCTGTTCATGTATTCACCGATCTGTTCAATACTTATGGAACGCAGGCCGCGCGTCCGTTTACGGAGAAATGGATCGCCTGGAACATTATCCACATCTTTGATCCGTTTATATTTGGCAGCCATGTAGCGGCCATCATTCTCTGGATCAGCGGGTTCGTTCCGCCGGCTCCGTTATTCATTACCCTGTATGCCTGCATCGCGCTTTATTATATTTGGCGGACACTGGTGCACGCCCGGCTGACAAGGAAACTCAAGACCAAGGATATCCATCATAGCCCCGGTGAACGCTATTTTGTAATTCCGACCATATCACCTACACGCTGGAATGTGGTCAAAGCCAAGCCCGACGGCAGCTATATTATCGGCCTGCTGAACAGCGGACGGCTTGAATGGTTCAAGCATGCGGTATGCTCCACTCACCCCGCCGTTGAACATTCCAAAAGCCATCCCGATATTAAAGCCTTTCTGTACTTTACCTCCTACGCGGTAGCTGAGGTCGAGGAACTTCCCTCCGGTTATATTGTACGCTGGGGGGATGTCCGTTATTTACACCGCAAGCAATTCCCGTTTGTTGCAGTACTGGTTATGGACAGCCAATATCATCCACTTAACACCTATGTGGGCTGGCTAAGCAGCGAGAAGCTGGATGAACGGTTCGCCATCGATCCGGGTTCCATGAAGCTTTAG